The DNA region TATTTTGAGGATGTGTGCTGCCAAAGTTCAGCTGCAGCTTGCCGGTTTCAACCTGGGCCATATCCAGTAATTCACCGGTAATAAGCAGCAACCTGCGGGTGTCCTCGTCAATATTGGTGATCAATTGGCGCTGTTCGGAGTTTACCTCTCCAATACGTTCATCTTCCAATAGCTTCAGGCTCATTTTTATGGATGAGATGGGTGTTTTCAACTCGTGTGATATGGTTGCGATGAAATTTGTTTTGGCCTCGTCAAGTTGCTGGTATTCGGTGATGTTTTTCAGGATAATCACCTTGCCTATCACTTTATCCCTGCTGCTTACTGATAATGATTCGCGGGAGTAAAAACCTTCGCGCTCATCAGCAAAGATCCGAAGCTTTGCCTGGTCATTAACAAGCAGCTTGCGCATCAGGTCATTTTCGATAGCAATATCTGGCGCGTATTTACCGTTGAGCTGATCTGGCTTCATGCCGATCAGGTTGCAGGCTACCTGGTTGGCAAAAATGATAACACCTTTTTCGTCAAGACCAATAATGGCATCATGCATGGAATTGATAATAGTTTCAATCCGCTTTTTCTCAAACAGGATACTGGCCAGGTTACTGTTTTCAAACTCATCAAGCTTGCGGGTCATGTTATTAAAAGCCTGGCCCAGTTCGCCAAACTCATCGTCCGACTCAAAATGAATCTGCTGATGGTAGTTTTTGTTTGATACCTCTTTAATACGGGCCGTAAGCTCCTTAATTGGGTTGGCGATGTATCCCGGGAAATTAACCGCGAAACTGAATGCCACCAAAAACAAAAACGCACCTAAAAATGCTACCAGCAACGACCCTCGTTTTGAAGTTGTGTTAGCTATATCATTCTTTCGTGCGATGGCATCCATGTTGAGCTTCATTATTCCATATACCTGCTTGTGCAGGCGATTGCGTAAGTCGTCTTCGGTTATTTTATTATTAGGTTCCTGCGTTAAACGTTCAAAAATAGCACGCAAAGAATCTGTAAGCTGCAGCTCACCTACCTCTGTGATATTGTGCTCCTGCAATACCAAATTGTCATTTATCTTTTTTTGTTGGTCGGCCGATAGTTTGTCGGTGCGCAAATCAATAGCCGTAAGTATATTTTGCATATACTTTACTGTTTTATAGTTATCTTTTAATACGGCCCCCGCGTCGACAGATAGCCGGTTTAGGAAATATATCGACATTCCGCAGCAAATTATTGCCAGTACAAACAGGAAACCTATTCCTGCCCGGAGTTTATTTTTTATAGTCATGGCTATGAAAGTATTACAAGGTCAATATCAGTTTTCGACATTTTATTTAGTAGCTGTGTAAACACCGCTGTTTTCATGATAAGCTGGTAAAATTTAAACCGCGGCTTGCCAATGCAAATCGTGGTGATGTCATATTTTTCGGCCGTTTCCCAAATGGTGCGGGCTACATTATCGTCTTTTACCTTCAACACTTCGCCCCCCAGTTGCGTGGCCAGCTTCATGTTGTTAATAAGGTGCCTTTGCGCGGCTAAGTTAATCTTATCACTGCTCTCCCGCGATGTTTGCACATACAACAAATACCATTTGGAGCGATAGTATGACGATAACCGCGCCGTTTTACGGATAATAACCTTGGCTGACTCATCATTAGTACTGATACAAGCCAAAAACAGCTCGGGCCTTAGCTTAATTGTTTTGGGCACCTCAATATCAATTTTCCGCTCCACCTGGTGGGCCACCTCACGCAGGGCCAGCTCCCGCAGCTGCAAGATCCGCTCCGCCTGGAAAAAGTTACTTAGCGCTGTCGGGATCTTTTTCTCATCATAAATTTTGCCTTCTTTAAGTCGTTCAATCAACTCATCGGCGGTAAGGTCGATGTTTACCACCTCGTCGGCCAGTTGCAGAACCTTATCGGGCACGCGCTCATTGATAGTAGCTCCGGTTATCCGCTGCACTTCTTCGTTAAGACTTTCCATATGCTGTATATTCACCGCGCTGATCACATTAATACCCGCGTTCAGGATCTCCAGCACGTCCTGCCAGCGTTTTTCGTTGCTGCTGCCTTCAATATTGGTATGGGCAAGTTCATCAACAATAACTACCTCGGGGCGCAGGTTTATTACGGCTTTCAGGTCCATCTCCTCCAGTTCCTTGCCCTTGTAAAAAAGCTTACGACGTGGTATTACAGGCAAACCTTCCAGCAGGGCGTGGGTTTCTTTCCGGTTATGGGTTTCGATGTAACCAATTTTTACGTCGATACCATTGCGCAGCAAGGTTTGGGCTTCCTGCAGCATCCGGTAGGTTTTCCCAACACCGGCGCTCATGCCTATATATACCTTGAACTTTCCGCGGCGCGATTTTTTGATCAGCTCCAGGAAATGCTCTACAGATCGCTCTTTAGTGTCCTCATTCATAAGTCGCCTTTGAATCTTCCTTTACTTTGTATGGTGTTCCAGGCCGGTCAGGCTTTCCGCTCACTTTGCGCATGCTTAGCCACGATGTCTGGATCTGCTGTAATACCTAAGCATTTAATTGCTGCTAAAACCCATAAACGGCTGCCAGCACAAACTGTGATGCAGACCTTGTCAGATCACCATTGCGTGCTTTAAACTGCTCTACCGATCCGTGATCCAATCTCACCTCGGGTATTAATGTTAACGGGCCTGCTTTAACGTTAGCAGTAAGCGTTGCCGCTGTAACCGATTTACCATTTGCCGGCCCTGCAATTGCGGTATAAGTACCTGTTTTATGCTTAAAATATTCGCCCCTTAAACCAAGTGTAACGTATTTTGAAACTGCCAGTTGCGGATACAAAGCTACGCCCGAAAAACCGCCGGTAACACCTTTGTTTGCCGAAAAGTCGGCCGCGTTCAGGCCCAGCTTAAACGCGTTTGTTATTTGATAGGCAGTTGTTAAATCAAACTCGGTGCCTACAATCCCTCCGGTAATTACGTTTAAGTAGGCGGTCCAGCCCTTAACCGGGTTTAATATTAGCTGAGCGCCAAAACTGTTTACTTGATTTGACGACCGGTAATAATTCCAATTATCATTAAACACACCGGCCATCACGTTCACTTTATCCGAAAACGAATATGCGGCTTTAAAACCCGCGTTTTGAAACGGGCCATTGGTAAACAGGTAAGAGGTTGAGTAGTTAAAATTGCCAACCGGGCTCACCACTTCATAACCTATAAAGGTAGCCATATATCCGGCAGTAAGTACAAATTTATCTGTTACATCATAAGCCACATACAAGTTTTGAATATGATACGAATCGCCATCAGATCCGTTTGGTATCGACTGGCTTTGTCCTCTCGGACCAAATGATAACTCGCCTACAAAAGCGGCCCTGCCAACCTTTTTCTTTAAACCCAGATCTATCATCCCGATAGAAATTGAATTGTGATCCGTTGCAAAACTCGTCGGGATCTGCGATCCCCTGTTTGCGAAATCATATTTAAAATAGGTATCAACCGAGCCATAAATCACCAAAGGCGCATCGGATGTGGTTTTGACCGTATCCTGAGCCTTAACTATAAAAGCACAGGTTAACATCGAAAATATCAATAGCAGGAAAAATTTCATTTAAGTTAGGTATTAAAATTTCCGGGTTCCTTATTGGTAACCCAAATTGTGTTTGTATCCTCGCCGTTGCTAATTATTGCTAACCCCGGCGAGGATTTGAGCTGCGCTAAAACTGCGGCAGCCTGGTTTTTACTTCTTCAATCCATCTAAAGCCACATTCAGCTTTAATACATTCACTTTAGCAGGACCAAACAAACCTAACAAAGGCTGCTCAGTATGCTCATCAACCAGTTTACTTACGACATCGGCAGATAAACCGCGAACTTTGGCTACGCGGGCTACCTGTACTTTTGCTCCGGCTGGTGAAAGATCAGGGTCCAAACCGCTGCCTGACGCTGTAACCAGTTCGGCAGGAATTTGTGAGCGTGTTACGCCAGGGTTATGTTTCAGGAAATCCTCAATCCTGCCTTCAACCTGTTTCAGGTAATCAGGATTTGACGGGCCTTTGTTTGAGCCTCCTGAACCGGCAGCATTATAATCAACTGCTGACGGACGGCCCCAGAAATACTCGTCTTTAGTAAACTTTTGACCAATGTTGGCGTAGCCAACTACACGGCCTTTGTATGTAATGGTTTCACCATCGCCTTTACCCGGGGTAAATTTACCTATACCGGCTATAGCTAAAGGATAGATGCCTGCTGTTAATACTATCAGTATTAGGGTAAGCTTGATGGATGGCAACAAATATGTTTTCATTTTATTTAATTTTTAAAGATGAGTTTGGGAACGTGGGGTTTGTGACGGATGGTAGTTAAAGCTTATCTGTCGCCCTAAAACCATACCCCACGTCCCCGGCTCATTTAGTTTTTATATGAATAATGAAACAGCTAAATCAATTAATTTAATGCCTATAAAAGGTATAATAATACCGCCTAAGCCATAAATG from Mucilaginibacter sp. SJ includes:
- a CDS encoding K(+)-transporting ATPase subunit C, which produces MKTYLLPSIKLTLILIVLTAGIYPLAIAGIGKFTPGKGDGETITYKGRVVGYANIGQKFTKDEYFWGRPSAVDYNAAGSGGSNKGPSNPDYLKQVEGRIEDFLKHNPGVTRSQIPAELVTASGSGLDPDLSPAGAKVQVARVAKVRGLSADVVSKLVDEHTEQPLLGLFGPAKVNVLKLNVALDGLKK
- a CDS encoding sensor protein KdpD; the encoded protein is MNEDTKERSVEHFLELIKKSRRGKFKVYIGMSAGVGKTYRMLQEAQTLLRNGIDVKIGYIETHNRKETHALLEGLPVIPRRKLFYKGKELEEMDLKAVINLRPEVVIVDELAHTNIEGSSNEKRWQDVLEILNAGINVISAVNIQHMESLNEEVQRITGATINERVPDKVLQLADEVVNIDLTADELIERLKEGKIYDEKKIPTALSNFFQAERILQLRELALREVAHQVERKIDIEVPKTIKLRPELFLACISTNDESAKVIIRKTARLSSYYRSKWYLLYVQTSRESSDKINLAAQRHLINNMKLATQLGGEVLKVKDDNVARTIWETAEKYDITTICIGKPRFKFYQLIMKTAVFTQLLNKMSKTDIDLVILS
- a CDS encoding porin, with protein sequence MKFFLLLIFSMLTCAFIVKAQDTVKTTSDAPLVIYGSVDTYFKYDFANRGSQIPTSFATDHNSISIGMIDLGLKKKVGRAAFVGELSFGPRGQSQSIPNGSDGDSYHIQNLYVAYDVTDKFVLTAGYMATFIGYEVVSPVGNFNYSTSYLFTNGPFQNAGFKAAYSFSDKVNVMAGVFNDNWNYYRSSNQVNSFGAQLILNPVKGWTAYLNVITGGIVGTEFDLTTAYQITNAFKLGLNAADFSANKGVTGGFSGVALYPQLAVSKYVTLGLRGEYFKHKTGTYTAIAGPANGKSVTAATLTANVKAGPLTLIPEVRLDHGSVEQFKARNGDLTRSASQFVLAAVYGF
- a CDS encoding HAMP domain-containing sensor histidine kinase, whose product is MTIKNKLRAGIGFLFVLAIICCGMSIYFLNRLSVDAGAVLKDNYKTVKYMQNILTAIDLRTDKLSADQQKKINDNLVLQEHNITEVGELQLTDSLRAIFERLTQEPNNKITEDDLRNRLHKQVYGIMKLNMDAIARKNDIANTTSKRGSLLVAFLGAFLFLVAFSFAVNFPGYIANPIKELTARIKEVSNKNYHQQIHFESDDEFGELGQAFNNMTRKLDEFENSNLASILFEKKRIETIINSMHDAIIGLDEKGVIIFANQVACNLIGMKPDQLNGKYAPDIAIENDLMRKLLVNDQAKLRIFADEREGFYSRESLSVSSRDKVIGKVIILKNITEYQQLDEAKTNFIATISHELKTPISSIKMSLKLLEDERIGEVNSEQRQLITNIDEDTRRLLLITGELLDMAQVETGKLQLNFGSTHPQNIVDYAVKAIKFIADQKQVDIKVKCDQSLPKVHADLDKTTWVLINLLSNAIKYSHEKSTVELVVKKHKNDEIEFSVTDHGKGIEGQYLPRLFERYFKVPNATSEQSGTGLGLAIAKDFIEAQAGKINVESEIGSGSTFYFTLKRAIAAA